The following coding sequences are from one Macrobrachium rosenbergii isolate ZJJX-2024 chromosome 36, ASM4041242v1, whole genome shotgun sequence window:
- the LOC136825056 gene encoding uncharacterized protein isoform X6 encodes MSSTPRNPPSSVPSSGDTPSRKPVRLCQVCGDIAKSLHFGGLSCDSCKAFFRRSVQNDAYKHFRCGGDQKCAISIASRKFCKYCRFTKCESIGMTKSWVMSEEERLQLMKTRLTKRMMYQSGSAGSGSGGGGGVGSGNTGGSGGRGTNSGSYSSSVCPKDSSSSKNSQPPYQPSGVLPTYQPPAHPVDLDSSGSSPNSSPPTPITGTVAPIQYGPIPPPAPHHPSEGLHHPVTTKEESPVRTMCRGIKRESDEEDMSVERVFNPASRYLDAKEFEFINRVVSNIKLVEQELPYPENSQSDVMSTYGRFAERLTKFLRQFPEFSSLPSVQQGAAIKKNITVIALVFASSFLKEDTGSYHNVHSPNQPMITNMTMIQRAMSPEVFSKFQEILSGLRMFNVDTRMAYLLVLIIVFNMDGQETHLNNFQRILQQYIAWRFGELNGKSIYDGLIRALQSLKRHSELFESMVVRQRSITSASPSALISTINRHDCLISGSPTTEEVKSVVESMTGEQIRQMLNGMDIEQMKQMLQGNGLEQMKQMLQTMESEITQPSGQESSLISSPPPLHCNSPQSMVQSPHSMLQSPHSMLPSPHSMLQSPQSIIQSPHSMMESPHSIHQPPPSPGILQSPTASITQNMHTMLDISHSLSPSPNSSVSQILTSSSNLLNQYQDMKPGAFLNSPQSLELSQSLIDISSPSPHPVNLTASPAPYIPNQESYVLEQPLPETAYSDRQSPLEESTYLNPPPYPQAPYSPAPLSDQYNKGFMALFSPLPFKEEPQNVSSSSNTSSSGIGLSVTSSMSSPLSSLLTSPAPSHSSLHESDNSLSNYQEPEHGNSLGAAP; translated from the exons GTGTGTGGGGACATAGCCAAGTCACTGCACTTCGGAGGCCTTTCGTGCGACTCATGCAAGGCCTTCTTTAGACGCTCCGTTCAGAATGATGCTTACAAACACTTCCGTTGCGGAGGGGACCAAAAGTGTGCAATATCCATTGCATCCAGAAagttttgcaaatactgcag GTTTACCAAATGCGAGAGCATTGGTATGACAAAATCATGGGTAATGAGCGAGGAGGAGAGGTTGCAGCTTATGAAGACGAGGCTCACAAAGAGGATGATGTACCAGTCAGGCAGTGCTGGTAGTGgaagtggtggaggaggtggagttgGCAGTGGTAATACAGGTGGCAGTGGTGGACGAGGTACAAACTCAGGGTCTTATTCCTCTAGTGTATGTCCTAAAGACAGCTCATCCTCGAAAAATTCACAACCCCCTTATCAGCCAAGTGGTGTACTGCCCACGTATCAGCCCCCGGCACATCCAGTGGACCTGGATAGCTCAGGTTCCTCTCCAAACAGTTCCCCACCAACTCCAATAACAGGGACGGTTGCACCAATACAGTATGGGCCAATACCTCCTCCTGCACCACATCATCCCAGCGAAGGCCTCCATCACCCAGTAACCACAAAGGAAGAGAGTCCCGTGAGGACCATGTGCCGGGGAATCAAGAGAGAAAGTGACGAGGAGGACATGTCAGTGGAACGAGTCTTCAATCCAGCTTCGCGTTATCTTGACGCCAAGGAATTTGAATTCATAAATCGAGTAGTAAGCAACATAAAGTTGGTTGAACAGGAATTGCCATATCCAGAAAATTCACAGTCAGATGTGATGTCTACTTATGGACGATTTGCAGAGAGGCTTACAAAATTCCTTAGACAGTTTCCAGAGTTTAGCAGTCTCCCTTCAGTGCAACAGGGAGCAGCTATTAAAAAGAACATCACTGTCATTGCTCTCGTGTTTGCTTCAAGTTTCTTGAAAGAAGACACTGGCAGCTATCACAATGTTCATTCTCCTAATCAGCCTATGATCACCAATATGACAATGATCCAGAGAGCGATGTCACCAGAGGTATTTAGTAAGTTCCAGGAAATTCTCAGCGGTCTTCGCATGTTTAATGTCGACACTCGAATGGCTTATCTTCTTGTTCTTATTATAGTATTTAATATGGACGGACAGGAAACACATCTTAACAACTTCCAgagaattttgcaacaatatattGCTTGGAGATTTGGAGAGCTCAACGGCAAGTCAATTTATGACGGTCTTATACGAGCCCTTCAGAGTCTTAAGCGTCATTCCGAACTCTTTGAGAGCATGGTTGTTCGGCAAAGAAGTATCACTTCAGCCAGTCCGAGTGCATTGATTTCAACCATAAATCGCCATGACTGTCTTATATCTGGCTCTCCAACTACAGAAGAGGTAAAGAGTGTGGTGGAAAGCATGACTGGAGAACAGATAAGACAAATGCTGAATGGGATGGATATAGAACAAATGAAACAGATGCTTCAGGGTAATGGTTTAGAGCAAATGAAGCAGATGTTGCAGACAATGGAATCTGAAATTACACAGCCCAGTGGGCAGGAGAGCAGCTTGATAAGTAGTCCTCCCCCGCTACACTGTAACTCACCTCAGAGTATGGTACAGTCTCCACACAGCATGTTACAGTCTCCCCATTCTATGTTGCCGTCACCACACAGCATGCTTCAGTCACCTCAGAGCATTATCCAGTCACCTCACAGCATGATGGAGTCTCCCCATAGTATACACCAACCTCCACCATCACCTGGAATCTTGCAGTCCCCAACTGCAAGCATCACTCAGAACATGCATACCATGCTCGACATATCTCACAGCTTAAGTCCAAGCCCGAATTCATCTGTTTCTCAGATTCTTACCTCAAGTAGCAATCTACTTAATCAGTATCAAGACATGAAACCTGGGGCTTTTCTGAACTCTCCTCAGTCCCTCGAGTTGTCTCAGAGTCTGATTGATATATCCAGCCCTTCTCCCCACCCAGTCAATCTGACGGCATCGCCTGCACCATATATTCCTAACCAAGAAAGTTACGTACTGGAGCAACCATTACCCGAGACTGCATACTCTGACCGCCAGTCTCCTTTGGAGGAAAGCACATACCTCAATCCACCTCCGTATCCTCAAGCTCCGTACAGTCCTGCTCCCTTAAGTGACCAATACAACAAGGGATTCATGGCTCTGTTTTCTCCCTTGCCCTTCAAAGAAGAACCTCAGAATGTCAGTAGCAGCAGCAACACCAGCAGCAGTGGGATTGGACTCAGTGTAACATCTAGCATGAGTTCACCCTTATCGTCTCTGCTAACCTCTCCAGCACCTTCCCATTCTTCACTTCACGAGTCTGACAACAGTTTGTCCAACTACCAAGAGCCTGAACATGGCAACTCACTTGGGGCTGCACCTTAA
- the LOC136825056 gene encoding uncharacterized protein isoform X5: MIDGKTPPSLSPTVPQMGGQEGTEVGVASSVNNLSGGGSGGTTTTAPVGAARMSSTPRNPPSSVPSSGDTPSRKPVRLCQVCGDIAKSLHFGGLSCDSCKAFFRRSVQNDAYKHFRCGGDQKCAISIASRKFCKYCRFTKCESIGMTKSWVMSEEERLQLMKTRLTKRMMYQSGSAGSGSGGGGGVGSGNTGGSGGRGTNSGSYSSSVCPKDSSSSKNSQPPYQPSGVLPTYQPPAHPVDLDSSGSSPNSSPPTPITGTVAPIQYGPIPPPAPHHPSEGLHHPVTTKEESPVRTMCRGIKRESDEEDMSVERVFNPASRYLDAKEFEFINRVVSNIKLVEQELPYPENSQSDVMSTYGRFAERLTKFLRQFPEFSSLPSVQQGAAIKKNITVIALVFASSFLKEDTGSYHNVHSPNQPMITNMTMIQRAMSPEVFSKFQEILSGLRMFNVDTRMAYLLVLIIVFNMDGQETHLNNFQRILQQYIAWRFGELNGKSIYDGLIRALQSLKRHSELFESMVVRQRSITSASPSALISTINRHDCLISGSPTTEEVKSVVESMTGEQIRQMLNGMDIEQMKQMLQGNGLEQMKQMLQTMESEITQPSGQESSLISSPPPLHCNSPQSMVQSPHSMLQSPHSMLPSPHSMLQSPQSIIQSPHSMMESPHSIHQPPPSPGILQSPTASITQNMHTMLDISHSLSPSPNSSVSQILTSSSNLLNQYQDMKPGAFLNSPQSLELSQSLIDISSPSPHPVNLTASPAPYIPNQESYVLEQPLPETAYSDRQSPLEESTYLNPPPYPQAPYSPAPLSDQYNKGFMALFSPLPFKEEPQNVSSSSNTSSSGIGLSVTSSMSSPLSSLLTSPAPSHSSLHESDNSLSNYQEPEHGNSLGAAP, from the exons GTGTGTGGGGACATAGCCAAGTCACTGCACTTCGGAGGCCTTTCGTGCGACTCATGCAAGGCCTTCTTTAGACGCTCCGTTCAGAATGATGCTTACAAACACTTCCGTTGCGGAGGGGACCAAAAGTGTGCAATATCCATTGCATCCAGAAagttttgcaaatactgcag GTTTACCAAATGCGAGAGCATTGGTATGACAAAATCATGGGTAATGAGCGAGGAGGAGAGGTTGCAGCTTATGAAGACGAGGCTCACAAAGAGGATGATGTACCAGTCAGGCAGTGCTGGTAGTGgaagtggtggaggaggtggagttgGCAGTGGTAATACAGGTGGCAGTGGTGGACGAGGTACAAACTCAGGGTCTTATTCCTCTAGTGTATGTCCTAAAGACAGCTCATCCTCGAAAAATTCACAACCCCCTTATCAGCCAAGTGGTGTACTGCCCACGTATCAGCCCCCGGCACATCCAGTGGACCTGGATAGCTCAGGTTCCTCTCCAAACAGTTCCCCACCAACTCCAATAACAGGGACGGTTGCACCAATACAGTATGGGCCAATACCTCCTCCTGCACCACATCATCCCAGCGAAGGCCTCCATCACCCAGTAACCACAAAGGAAGAGAGTCCCGTGAGGACCATGTGCCGGGGAATCAAGAGAGAAAGTGACGAGGAGGACATGTCAGTGGAACGAGTCTTCAATCCAGCTTCGCGTTATCTTGACGCCAAGGAATTTGAATTCATAAATCGAGTAGTAAGCAACATAAAGTTGGTTGAACAGGAATTGCCATATCCAGAAAATTCACAGTCAGATGTGATGTCTACTTATGGACGATTTGCAGAGAGGCTTACAAAATTCCTTAGACAGTTTCCAGAGTTTAGCAGTCTCCCTTCAGTGCAACAGGGAGCAGCTATTAAAAAGAACATCACTGTCATTGCTCTCGTGTTTGCTTCAAGTTTCTTGAAAGAAGACACTGGCAGCTATCACAATGTTCATTCTCCTAATCAGCCTATGATCACCAATATGACAATGATCCAGAGAGCGATGTCACCAGAGGTATTTAGTAAGTTCCAGGAAATTCTCAGCGGTCTTCGCATGTTTAATGTCGACACTCGAATGGCTTATCTTCTTGTTCTTATTATAGTATTTAATATGGACGGACAGGAAACACATCTTAACAACTTCCAgagaattttgcaacaatatattGCTTGGAGATTTGGAGAGCTCAACGGCAAGTCAATTTATGACGGTCTTATACGAGCCCTTCAGAGTCTTAAGCGTCATTCCGAACTCTTTGAGAGCATGGTTGTTCGGCAAAGAAGTATCACTTCAGCCAGTCCGAGTGCATTGATTTCAACCATAAATCGCCATGACTGTCTTATATCTGGCTCTCCAACTACAGAAGAGGTAAAGAGTGTGGTGGAAAGCATGACTGGAGAACAGATAAGACAAATGCTGAATGGGATGGATATAGAACAAATGAAACAGATGCTTCAGGGTAATGGTTTAGAGCAAATGAAGCAGATGTTGCAGACAATGGAATCTGAAATTACACAGCCCAGTGGGCAGGAGAGCAGCTTGATAAGTAGTCCTCCCCCGCTACACTGTAACTCACCTCAGAGTATGGTACAGTCTCCACACAGCATGTTACAGTCTCCCCATTCTATGTTGCCGTCACCACACAGCATGCTTCAGTCACCTCAGAGCATTATCCAGTCACCTCACAGCATGATGGAGTCTCCCCATAGTATACACCAACCTCCACCATCACCTGGAATCTTGCAGTCCCCAACTGCAAGCATCACTCAGAACATGCATACCATGCTCGACATATCTCACAGCTTAAGTCCAAGCCCGAATTCATCTGTTTCTCAGATTCTTACCTCAAGTAGCAATCTACTTAATCAGTATCAAGACATGAAACCTGGGGCTTTTCTGAACTCTCCTCAGTCCCTCGAGTTGTCTCAGAGTCTGATTGATATATCCAGCCCTTCTCCCCACCCAGTCAATCTGACGGCATCGCCTGCACCATATATTCCTAACCAAGAAAGTTACGTACTGGAGCAACCATTACCCGAGACTGCATACTCTGACCGCCAGTCTCCTTTGGAGGAAAGCACATACCTCAATCCACCTCCGTATCCTCAAGCTCCGTACAGTCCTGCTCCCTTAAGTGACCAATACAACAAGGGATTCATGGCTCTGTTTTCTCCCTTGCCCTTCAAAGAAGAACCTCAGAATGTCAGTAGCAGCAGCAACACCAGCAGCAGTGGGATTGGACTCAGTGTAACATCTAGCATGAGTTCACCCTTATCGTCTCTGCTAACCTCTCCAGCACCTTCCCATTCTTCACTTCACGAGTCTGACAACAGTTTGTCCAACTACCAAGAGCCTGAACATGGCAACTCACTTGGGGCTGCACCTTAA